CCCCGGGCGCTCGCCGGGCTCGCCGCGCTCTATGACCGCACCCGGGACAACGCGCTCAAGGTACGGCTTGCGGTGGCGCTCGGCGCCATCCGCGACGGCAGCGCGGTGCCCAAACTGATCGAGCTTTTGCAGAGCGACCTCGCCGCGGTGCAGTTCTTCGCCATCGAGGCCTTGGCCGAAGCCGGCGATGAGCGGGCGGCCCAACCCCTGCGCCAGCTCTACCGCCGCGCCACGGTGTCCAGCCGCACCTCGCTCGAGTTGGCGAAGCAGGGGCGCCCCGCCGCCTACCTTGCCGAGCAGAGCCTGCGCCTCGAGGCGATCCGGGTGCTTGCCTCGCTCGATGCCGCCGGATCGCTCGCTGAATTCCTCGATGCCGCCGCTGTTGCCATGTTCGATCGGAGTTCGGGCCTGGGCCTCAGGCTTAACGAGGGGAGCTATCAGTTGCGCCGGATGGCGATCGCCGGACTGGGCTACAGCGGCGCGCTACGGGCGACGCGGTTTCTCCTGGCCGGGCCGATCGACGACGGCGATTTCCGCCTCCGGGCGGCAGCGGCCCGCGCTCTCGGCGTGCTCGGTCACGACCAGGCCTCCGACGCCCTGGCAGCCCTGCTCGGCGATGTCTCGGCCGAGGTGCGTTGGGTTGCCGCCCGGGTGCTGGGGCGGCTGAAGCGGCCGGCGGCGGGGGCCGGTCTGGTGGCGGCGCTGGACGACCGCCACCCCGAGGTGCGCCGGCAAGCGGTTTTGAGCCTGGGCTATCTCGCCGACCCGGCGGCCTGTGAACGCATCGCCGGGCTCGAACAGGGCGATCCCGACGAGGCGGTTCGCAACGCCGCCCGCGCCACCGCCGGCATCCTTTGCCGCGGCGGTTAGAGTTCTAAATCAACGCGCGCTGGACGAACCAGACGGTAGCGACCAGCAGGATGAGCGCCGAGCCCGCGCGCATCGCCGGCCGGTACCAGGATCGGCGGCTCGCCAAAATCAGCAGTGGGAAGACCGCGGCGACGAACGCCAACTGGCCGATCTCGACGCCGAGATTGAAGGCAAACAGCGTCGTCACGGCCCCGGCACCGCCGAGATCGAGTTCCTTGAGGAAAGTGTAAAAACCCAGCCCATGCACCAGGCCGAAGCCCAGGGCGAGCAGCCAGCGGTGGCCGGTGGCGCCGGCGAACAGGTTTTCGGCGGCGACGTAGGCGATGCTCAGGGCGATCAGGCTTTCGACCAGGCCGGACGGCAGGTCGATGACGCCGAACCAGGCCAGCGACAGGGTCAGGGTGTGGGCCAGGGTAAAGGCGGTGACGATCTTGACCAGATCGACAAAGCGGGCGCTGACCAGAAGCAGGGCGACAAGGAACAGCAAGTGGTCGACGCCGGTGGAGATATGTTCGATGCCCAGCACGACGATGCGCCCGGCCCGTGGTAGCCAGGCGAGCGCTGATTCGGGCTGGGGCGCCGCCACCTCGATTTCGAGGTTGGTGATCTCGGCGTCGAACAGGAACTCGCGCCGGCCCTGGCCGGCGTCGATGGTGCCGATGGCCCGGTGGCCGGCGTCGAGGTCGAAGAACAAGAGATAGCCGAGATCAAGGCGAGCGATGGCGGCGGGGCAGCGGAAGACCAGTCGGACAATCACCTCGTCGGGCAGGCGGCCATATTCGGTGCCCGCTTCCGCGCGGCGGCAGTCCCGGCCGTCGGCGCTGGCGACCAGGCGCGCCGCCAAGTAGGCCCCCAGGGCGTCGGCCCGCGCCTCGAAGGCGTTCTTCGGCACCGGGGCGACGAGGTCGGTTTCGATGCCCAACGCCAGCGCCAGGTCGTGGGCCGAAACGATGAGGCGGACGTCGACCCGATGGCCGGCGACCGCGACCGTCAGGCGGCTGAGGTTGGTCTTGTGCGCCAAGGCGCCGGCCTGCCAGCACAAGGCCAGCAGGCCGGCGACGATGGCGATACGCGTTTGCCTAGGGCAGCGGAAGCGGAACGGCAGCCGCTTTTATCGCTCGCAAAGCGCCATGGCGCGCGACGGACCGCCGGTGCCGCCAACCAGCTTGGGGGCGCCGACGAACAACATGCACGACCCCGGCTTGGCTTCGGCCAACTGGCCCAGGTTGGCGCCGTTCTCAAGGAATTTCCAGCCGCGCTGCAGGCCGCGCATATGGCAGTGCCAGGAATCGGTAACCAGATCACCCTTGGGTCCACGGCTGTTTTCGCCCGAATCGATGCCGATGTTGTCCATGGCGATGCCGTTGATGCGCACGCCCTTGCGATCCTCGATCTCGATCAGCTTGTCGCAGGCCGCTTGGCTCATGCCGGGGAAGTTCCAGCCGTTGATGTAGGGCGAATCCTGCAGGCTGGTACCCTTGAAGAAGCGCGACCAGCCGGCATTGACGACGAGCCAGATGCCGCTGCGGATCTGCGCCTCGACCCCGGCAATGTCGGCCGCGGTGACGACGTTGCTGGTGTTGTTGCCGAAATCGGTGACGCTGGACTTGCCCGGTTTGCCGCCGTTCTTGTCGAGCTCGGCCTGCACCCGCGAGCTGATGTCGATGAACACCACCGGACCGGTCAAATCGTCGACCCCGAGTTCCTCGAGCGTCCGCTTGTCGGGATTTTTCGACTCCAAGGTCTTGTCGGTATTGTTGAAGTGCACCGGCGCGTCGATATGGGTGCCGTGGTGCTCGTACAGGAGGAAACGGCCCATGCCGAAGTAGCCCCGGTTGGTCTTGAAGTCGGGCAGCGCCTCGTAGACGGCCTGGGCGCCGAAGGTCGGCACCTGGATCGAGCCCTTGAGCGGTTTCGTCAGATCGGGCTTGCCGATGTTGCCGTCCTTGGGTGAAAACGTGCCGATGGGATGGGTCAGGTCGACGACGAAGGTGCCGGCGGCGGCCAGCGGCCCGGCGACGAAGAGACCGAGGCCGAACGCGGCGGCGGCCGCGGATGCCAGAAGCGATGCCGATTTCATGGATTGTCCCCCTTGATCGCTGTTGTCGCGCCGACGAGGTCGGCGCTGG
The Alphaproteobacteria bacterium genome window above contains:
- a CDS encoding HEAT repeat domain-containing protein gives rise to the protein MVTRFVIRPVIAGLAVWLAVTPVLANGWEHWGVPLDILLATLGAEEPGYRMRAARSLGVRQEPRAVAPMLARLADADERPLVKDAVMAALGQIGDHRAVPILTRVLKHDVRDELRAAAAAALAGMAAAQALPDLIAAYEGDRSLIVRAGVVEALGAFDDPSAISLLTGLLAADANPSLRRKAIRSLGLTRSPSVTVPLLAALSRASGASERGAIVEALGHIADPRALAGLAALYDRTRDNALKVRLAVALGAIRDGSAVPKLIELLQSDLAAVQFFAIEALAEAGDERAAQPLRQLYRRATVSSRTSLELAKQGRPAAYLAEQSLRLEAIRVLASLDAAGSLAEFLDAAAVAMFDRSSGLGLRLNEGSYQLRRMAIAGLGYSGALRATRFLLAGPIDDGDFRLRAAAARALGVLGHDQASDALAALLGDVSAEVRWVAARVLGRLKRPAAGAGLVAALDDRHPEVRRQAVLSLGYLADPAACERIAGLEQGDPDEAVRNAARATAGILCRGG
- a CDS encoding HupE/UreJ family protein, whose protein sequence is MCWQAGALAHKTNLSRLTVAVAGHRVDVRLIVSAHDLALALGIETDLVAPVPKNAFEARADALGAYLAARLVASADGRDCRRAEAGTEYGRLPDEVIVRLVFRCPAAIARLDLGYLLFFDLDAGHRAIGTIDAGQGRREFLFDAEITNLEIEVAAPQPESALAWLPRAGRIVVLGIEHISTGVDHLLFLVALLLVSARFVDLVKIVTAFTLAHTLTLSLAWFGVIDLPSGLVESLIALSIAYVAAENLFAGATGHRWLLALGFGLVHGLGFYTFLKELDLGGAGAVTTLFAFNLGVEIGQLAFVAAVFPLLILASRRSWYRPAMRAGSALILLVATVWFVQRALI
- a CDS encoding cyclase family protein; this encodes MKSASLLASAAAAAFGLGLFVAGPLAAAGTFVVDLTHPIGTFSPKDGNIGKPDLTKPLKGSIQVPTFGAQAVYEALPDFKTNRGYFGMGRFLLYEHHGTHIDAPVHFNNTDKTLESKNPDKRTLEELGVDDLTGPVVFIDISSRVQAELDKNGGKPGKSSVTDFGNNTSNVVTAADIAGVEAQIRSGIWLVVNAGWSRFFKGTSLQDSPYINGWNFPGMSQAACDKLIEIEDRKGVRINGIAMDNIGIDSGENSRGPKGDLVTDSWHCHMRGLQRGWKFLENGANLGQLAEAKPGSCMLFVGAPKLVGGTGGPSRAMALCER